The following proteins are encoded in a genomic region of Pseudomonas sp. Os17:
- a CDS encoding acyl-CoA dehydrogenase C-terminal domain-containing protein gives MADYKAPLRDMRFVLNEVFEVAKLWAQLPALAETVDAETVEAILEEAGKVTARSIAPLSRAADEEGCHWNDTAVTTPQGFPQAYQTYAEGGWVGVGGDPEFGGMGMPKAVSAQVEEMVNSASLAFGLYPMLTAGACLSINAHASEELKATYLPNMYAGVWAGSMCLTEPHAGTDLGIIRTKAEPRADGAYAISGTKIFITGGEHDLTENIIHLVLAKLPDAPAGPKGISLFLVPKFLVNADGSLGERNPVSCGSIEHKMGIQASATCVMNFDQAIGYLVGEPNKGLAAMFTMMNYERLGVGIQGLATGERSYQNAVEYARDRLQSRAPTGPQAKDKVADPIIVHPDVRRMLLTMKAANEGGRAFSTYVAMQLDTAKFSEDAQTRQRAESLVALLTPVAKAFLTDLGLETTVHGQQIFGGHGYIREWGQEQLVRDVRITQIYEGTNGIQALDLVGRKIVGSGGAFYRLFADEIRHFTATADGQLAEFTRPLNAALDNLDELTAWLLDRAISNPNEIGAASVEYLQVFGYTAYAYMWALMAKAALGKEQEEAFYASKLGTARFYFARLLPRIHSLTASVKAGSESLFLLPAEQF, from the coding sequence ATGGCTGACTACAAAGCGCCCCTGCGCGATATGCGCTTCGTCCTCAATGAAGTTTTCGAGGTCGCCAAACTCTGGGCCCAGTTACCGGCATTGGCTGAGACTGTGGATGCCGAGACGGTCGAGGCGATTCTGGAGGAAGCGGGCAAGGTCACTGCCCGCAGTATCGCTCCGCTGAGCCGCGCTGCCGACGAGGAAGGCTGTCACTGGAACGACACCGCGGTCACCACTCCCCAGGGGTTCCCCCAGGCCTATCAGACCTATGCCGAAGGCGGTTGGGTGGGTGTGGGCGGTGATCCTGAGTTTGGCGGCATGGGCATGCCCAAGGCGGTTTCCGCCCAGGTCGAGGAAATGGTCAACTCCGCGAGCCTGGCCTTTGGTCTGTATCCGATGCTGACGGCGGGCGCCTGCCTGTCGATCAACGCCCACGCCAGCGAAGAGCTGAAAGCCACTTACCTGCCGAACATGTATGCCGGTGTCTGGGCCGGTTCCATGTGCCTGACCGAGCCCCATGCCGGTACCGACCTGGGCATCATTCGCACCAAGGCCGAACCCCGGGCCGACGGAGCCTACGCCATCAGCGGGACCAAGATCTTCATTACCGGTGGTGAGCACGACCTGACGGAAAACATTATCCATCTGGTGCTGGCCAAGCTGCCGGACGCCCCGGCCGGTCCCAAGGGGATTTCCCTGTTCCTGGTGCCCAAGTTCCTGGTCAACGCCGATGGCAGCCTGGGCGAGCGCAACCCGGTGAGCTGCGGTTCGATCGAGCACAAGATGGGGATCCAGGCTTCGGCCACCTGCGTGATGAACTTCGATCAGGCCATTGGTTACCTGGTCGGCGAGCCGAACAAGGGCCTGGCGGCGATGTTCACCATGATGAACTACGAGCGCCTGGGCGTGGGTATCCAGGGGCTGGCCACCGGTGAGCGCTCCTATCAGAACGCTGTCGAGTATGCTCGTGACCGTCTGCAGAGTCGTGCGCCGACCGGGCCGCAAGCCAAGGACAAGGTCGCCGATCCGATCATCGTGCACCCGGACGTACGGCGCATGCTGCTGACCATGAAGGCCGCCAACGAAGGCGGTCGGGCATTTTCCACCTATGTGGCGATGCAGCTCGATACCGCCAAGTTCAGCGAGGACGCCCAGACCCGCCAGCGGGCGGAAAGCCTGGTGGCCTTGCTGACCCCCGTGGCCAAGGCATTCCTCACCGACCTGGGCCTGGAAACCACGGTGCATGGCCAGCAGATCTTTGGTGGGCACGGCTACATTCGTGAATGGGGCCAGGAACAGCTGGTGCGCGACGTGCGGATCACCCAGATCTACGAAGGCACCAACGGCATCCAGGCCCTGGACCTGGTGGGGCGCAAGATCGTGGGCAGCGGCGGGGCTTTCTACCGCCTGTTCGCCGATGAGATCCGCCATTTCACCGCGACGGCCGATGGGCAGCTGGCAGAGTTCACCCGGCCGTTGAATGCGGCTCTGGACAATCTGGATGAGCTGACCGCCTGGTTGCTGGATCGAGCGATCAGCAACCCGAATGAAATTGGTGCGGCATCGGTGGAATACCTGCAGGTGTTTGGCTACACCGCTTATGCCTACATGTGGGCGTTGATGGCCAAGGCGGCCCTGGGCAAGGAGCAGGAAGAGGCGTTCTATGCCAGCAAGCTGGGGACTGCACGGTTCTACTTTGCACGTCTGCTGCCGCGTATTCACTCCCTGACCGCCTCGGTGAAAGCGGGTAGCGAATCGCTGTTCCTGCTGCCGGCTGAGCAGTTTTAA